The Spirulina subsalsa PCC 9445 region CGCTCAATCACGCTCATGGTTTCGTATTCGGTGATTAAGTTGAGGGCTTCTTCCTCGTCTACTTCGTACTCCCCAGCGACGGGGACAATTTCAGCATAACCCCGTTCTCGTAACAGTTTCCCTTTTTTGGGGTTTTCACCATCGGGAATGAGTGCAAAGACGCTTTTTCCTTTGTGTTCCTCTCCTTCTTTGTCCCAGGCCATTGACCCCTCCCAACTTACGAGGGCTCCGCCGACGGTTAAACTAGGATCGGCATCGTGCATCTGGCAAATTTCGATGATGCGGGGGTCATCGGCGGGTAACATCGTAACGGTAATTTCTGATCCTCCGGTTTCGGCCCGTCGGAAGGGGAGATGATGGGTGGTGCGTTGCGATCGCCAAGTGCCTGCGCTTTTCTCAAAAAATGTTAAACCGTCCATGACTGAATGACTTGCTCCTTGGGTGTGAGAGATTTCCCTTATTAGTATAAGATACCCCTACCCCCCTACCCGGCAGGTGGGGAGACTTTCATTATTGGTGTTACATCTAAGCCGTTCACCCTTAGTTAAACACCACCTCAAACACCATATCATTGAAATCCATATCTCCCCCAAAGGGTAAATCCTCAAAGCCAAAAATATTGTCGCCAAACATTCGTAGATGGTCAAACCCATCGGGATTGACCTCCACAAAGGGGAAATAAGCCACCACTTCCTGACTAATGAAATTAACTGGGTTAGTTGCTAGCCAATCCTCAACGGTGCCATTGGCGATTAAATAGGGCGCATAAATCCCGGGTTCTAACACCACATTAGCGCTACTATCTCGCGGAATTTCCGTCACCCGTCGTTCAATAGCCGTGCGCGCATAGTTGCGGTTTGTCGTCGAGATATCTAAACCAATGCGTCCATTAATCGCATCAATTCGATATAAACCAATCACATTATTAAACGCCGCCTCCGCGCGGACATTGATCGTAACCGTCCTTGTCCCTTGGCCTCGGGTGTCAATAATTTCCCCTTGCCTTGTCCCTTGCCAGCGCGTCCCAAGGGGAGGCCGTTCATCAAAGGCGTAGCGCATAGACATCACCACATCCCCCACAGCACTCGGAGCCCCCTGTTGATCATTCCAACTCAAGACAAAATCATCTACTCCAAACTGTTCAAAGGCTAAGGCATTGCCCCCCGTGGAGAAAAAGACCGGAGGAATAGCCGCCCCTCGTTCCGCATTAAACAGCACCTGATCCGTGGTGCTATTCTGCACTAAATAAAACACTAACCGTTCATTGGGGAAGAACGTCATTAAACGAGTATCTACAAAGCGGGGAATCGTATTCGGTAACGCCGAAAAGACCACCTCACCCCGTGCTAGGGCTTCTGCCACATAACCGGGATCTCCCAACCGTTTGCCATTCACCGTCCCAAATTCATCATCCACCCGAATCACCCCAATTTCATTGACGGAGGTTAGGGTATTCACTTGAGCAATGGTAAAGCGCAGACCAATATTCCGCCCCTTATTGGAATCTAAGAGAAAAACCCCATTGGGTGCAGGATTGACCCTCGGATTGTCATTATCAATAATATCTACCGTCAAGCTGGGGAGCGGAGCGTCGATATATTCCGCCGCACTTCCTAAAGCAACCCGATGTTGAATCACCCCTGTATGGCGGCCTTCGACAATTTCATCATCTATCGCGCGCACTGTCACCGTTTGCACCTGATCCCAATTGTCGGGGGTAAAGGTGATGGAATCCATCGGTTGCAGTTGATTATCTACTAAAAACTCTAGTACTACATTCGCCGTGGGTCTGCGTTTCAAGACAATGCTGTAGGTGTCACTCAGTCCGTCTTCACTTACCAGAGTCTGCCGATTGGTTTCTAGGATACTAATACCGGGGACTTCATCATCCACAATCAGCGTCGAGACTTCTGTATTAAAGAGTAGGGGAGTTCCTTGTCCGGGAGCCCTTGGATCCGTCAGGGTGAGGATAATATCCCGGTCGGGCTGAATTTGAGTGTTGCCAATAATATCGAGGGTGAGGGTGGCGGTGGTTCCATCGGGGCCAAAAACCACCCGATTGTTCTCTAGAGACACATTAAAGCCACTGACCCGCACATTCTGATAATCCACCCCTAAGCGGGCTTGACCGCTAAAGTTTAACCCGACTGAGGTCTGACGGGTTAAATCCCCTTCTCGGCGGATAGTGAAGTTGAGGGGTGTTACCCCTTGATCTCCTTCGGGAATGGTGACTCGTTGGGCAGAAATCCGATACTGTACGTCGTTGTCGATAATTTCCGCGAAGACGCTCGGTAAGATGGCGTTGCGATATTCTGGGGCGCTGTCGTCGGAGACGGTATGGGTGATAATGCCGTTATGGATGCCTTCGGGGATTTGGTCATTGATGGCGCTGACGGTGACGGTTTGGGGAACGTTCCAGTTTTCCGGGGTGAAGAGTAAGGAGCCTAGGGCGTTTAATTGGCTGTCTGTCCCTAGGATAATCCGCACGTTTTCTGTCGGTTGTTGGGTCAGGAAGACTTGATAACTGTCGGTTTGTCCGTCTTCAGTGAGTCTTAATAGGGGATTGCGGGGAATGGTGACAATATTGGGTTCTGGTAGGGTGACTTTGACGAAAAAGGCATCTTGTCCGCCACCACCCGATTGTTGAATGCCGAGGGGGGTGGTGGGGAAATTATTAGAGGTTGTCACCCCGGCAATATAGGCGCGTTGCTCGCTATCGACTTTAATCTGAAAGGCGGTTTCCTTGCCACTGCCCCCTAAATAACTTAAGTCCGCTAACAGACCTGTGGGGGAGAAGGTGGCAAAGAAGGCATCCCCTTCCCCGCCGCCGAATTCAGGCTGAAAGGCGGTGAGGGTGGTGGGGAGGTCATCGCTGCTGGTGGTTCCGGTGAGGTAAACTAACCCAGTGTCATCAATGGCGATGCCATAGGCCCTGTCGAACCCTTCACCCCCCAGAAAGGTGGAGTAAGTTAGGCCGCCGTTGGGGTTATAAACGGTGTAGAAAATATCACTGTCTCCCCCCCCATATTGGGTTTGTTTCGCATTATCGGTGGTGAAGAAGTTGGGGGAACTGGTGCCTCCGGTAACGTAGATATTGCGTTCCCCATCAACGACGATTCCCCGTCCTTGGTCGGCCCCACTGCCGCCGAGGTAACTGGAGAAAACCAACCCGGTACCACTGGATTGTAGGGCGGTGACAAAGGCATCACTAGGGCCACTGAGGGCGGTGGCAATGCCTCGGGTGGGGAAGTTGGGGGAACTGGTTTGTCCGGTGAGGTAAATGGTGCCATTATCGGCAATGGCGAGGTCGTAGATAAAATCATCCCCACTGCCACCGAGGAGGGTGGAAAATAGCAGGTTTGTTCCGGTGGGGTCAAAGCTGGCGATAAAGCCATCCCGCACGCCGCCAAAGGTGGTCTGAAATGCGCCGGGGGTGGTGGGGAAGTTGGGGGAGGTGGTGGAGCCTACGACAATAATATTGCCATTGTTGTCTCGGGCGATCGCCTGAATGCTTTCCGATTGACTGCCGCCAAAGAAGGTGGAGTATTGAATCCCGTTCCCTTGGGGGTTTAATTGCAACAGGAAGGCATCCCGAGGTTCGGTTAAGCTGGTGCCGCCCCCGAAGGCACTTTGAAAAGCGTTGTTGGTGATGGGGAAGTTGGTGGAGTTGGTTCCCCCGGCGAGATAGGCGACTCCGGAATTATCGACCAAAATATCATAAACCCAATCATCGGCCGCCCCGCCAATATAGGTGGAATAGAGGATTTCGTTGCCAAAGGGGTTAACTTTGGTGACGAATATATCCCGTTCCCCGGAGTTGATGGTTTGAAAGGCTCCGGGTCGGGTGGGAAAATTGGTGGAAAGGGTGCTACCTGTGAAGTAGGTGGCTCCGGTGTTGTCAAAGGCGATCGCCGCCGTCACCTCATCACCACTTCCCCCCAAATAGGTCGAGTATTCCAGCGTTGGGTCAATAACCAGGGCATAGTTGGGGTTATAGTGACCCAAATTAAAGCCCACCTTCCCATTTTCTAAAATTTCATAAGACCCCTCAATAATGACCGTCTGACCGTTGATTTCCTGGTAAATGAACAGGGGAGCATCCACCAGTTCCCCAAAGGCCGTCTTGAGGACGAGAGCGCCATCTGAGCGAATTTCTATCGCCTCTACTCCGTCATACTGCATCCGAATTTGACTAGGATCCCCGCCGGGGTGAACAATGAATTCACTTTTCAGTTGTCCTTCGGTGCCCAGGAAAACCCGGTCGATCCGGTCATAGACATTTTGGTAAACAATGCCGTTGTAGGTGGGAACATTAGTAATCCACTGACTGGGATTATTGCCCTGCAAAAAGTTAGCCACCCCCACCAATTGCTGAAGGGGGGTAATCACTGGGGTAGGATTAGCCCCGACGAGGCGATGTTCTACGAGAGTGGGAATTGATTCCCCATCCACTCGTTGACTGCCGCTAAAAACCACGGCATCGGGGGCGAAAAAGATATTGTGACCTGCACCGTTGACCTGAAACTTAATGGCGGAGTCAGTTTGTCCCCCATTAGCAATGAAGCTGAGGGGTAGGGGAGTTGCTGTCGCGTTTCCAGTCATGACGTTTCCTCACACAAGGGGTAAATGGGCAATGGTTTTTTGAGTTGGGTTAGATTGATAACAATATCTCTATTTAATTTTTAGCACCAATCGAGGCGACACTCCCCCCGTATTTTCCCCCCCTTCCAAAGGGGGGCTAGTCCTTGATTGTATCGAGAGTCGGGGATCGGAAGGCACTTTTCACAGTTAAGTGGGGAGAGGATGGTACTATTTTCCCCTACTGAAGGAATTTTGGCATCAGGTGAACTACCCCGCCCACAAGGGGACGGGGCTTCCCAACTCAACAGCAACCGCCTCTACGGATGACTTACGCCCCCGCTTTGGTCTTACATTGCCTCCTTGGGCAGTATCGCTGGTTCCCAACGATAATATTCGTAAGCCTTCATCTCGAATATTGATAGCTGCACTTACGTCTCTGTCATGTTGGGTTTTGCAATTGGGGCATTCCCAACTACGAACATCAAGAGGCAGACTATCAATCTGATTGAGGCATACATGACAAGTCTTACTGGACGGGAAAAACCGACCAATTTCTAGATAGGTTTTCCCGTCTTTTTCAGCCTTGTACTTTAACTGTCTGGTGAATTCTGACCATCCACAATCTGAAATCGCTTTGGCTAGATTGTGGTTTTTCACCATGTTTTTGACTGACAGGTCTTCCACAACGATGACTTGATTTTCGTTCACCAATTTGCGGGAGAGTTTGTGCTGGAAGTCTTTGCGAGTGTTAGCAATCCGCTCATGCACTCGCGCTACAATACGTCTTGCTTTAGCCCGACGCTTTGAACCCTTCTGTTTACGAGATAACTTTTGCTGCTTGCGTTTCAGGTTTTTCTCTCTCTTCTTGAGCGGTTTGGGATTATCAAATTTAGAACCATCAGACGTAATGGCAAAATGGGCTAACCCTAGGTCAATCCCAACCGCTTTACCTTGGCTGCTTATTTCAGGTTTAGGTAGTCCATCGTCAAAAAGCAAAGAGGCGGAGTATTTGCCCGTCCTACTCATGCTGACGGTAACGGTCTTCAGCTTACCATCGAAAACACGATGAAATTTTGCTTTGACATCACCGATTTTAGGCAATTTAATCGCTTTATCCAACAACTTGACGTGCTGCGGATACTGAATTGACTGCTTACCATGCTTGCTCTTGAAGTTGGGATATTGAGCTCTTCCCTCAAAGAAGTTGATAAACGCCTGAGAAAGATTCAGGGATACAGACTGGAGAACTTGGGAATAACATTGGGCCAACCAAGGAAACTCCTTTTTGAGTGCTGGTAAGCGGTCGTTATACCCCTGTCTTGACAGTCCCTTCCCGGTTGCTTTGTAGGTTTCATTGTTCAGGTTTAGAGCGTAGTTCCACCACCTAGCACAGCCAAACGCCTTTGACAAGGCTACTTGCTGCTCAGTGGTTGGATAGATTCTGACCTTAACAACATTTCTCATTCTCCAAGTTTAACACAAAAGGGATTAATGGCAAGACCGATAGATTATTGTCAATCTGCGCGGCATTGAACCGCTTGATTGACTGGCCTTTCATCCCCACCCACGAGGGGATGGGGAGTTCCCGGCAATCTTTTTAAAGCGGAAATAATGCACCAAGCTCGGTACATAGGGTCTGCTGAATATCCCTCTAAGCAGTGTTACTAAGACTTTTAGCCGTTTATACCCAATTAAATAGACTTGAGGGCAAAAACCTGAATTTCCCCTGTTCCCCGTTCCCCAAACCTTCCCCTACTGCACACAACTCAAGTTAAATTGGTATTAAGAGCGAGAAAAGGTAGCATGGGTACAGACCAGCACTTGAGCGGTGCTATTGAGGAATTTCTCCACATAGGTTAACGTCCCCAAAATATTACTAGGCGATAGGAAAAAAGTTAACCCAACCAGCCCGCGCTTAAAACTACCGTGAGACTCACAAACAGAATGCTTAACGTCCAAGTCACGCGGTTCAGGGTGGTTTCGGCGCTCTTGGTGCTGGTGAAGAGTTGCGCTTGACCCCCAATTCCTCCCAGTCCATCGCCTTTGGGACTGTGCAGTAAGACTAAAACAATCAATAGTAATGCAGAAAGGGTCCAAAGAATTTCAAACAGTTGAACAATCGTCATTTTAGGTTTTTAACTCACTACAACCAAGATTTTGCTACTCTATCAATGCTAACAGGAATTGCAACCTTGCGGTGATGGTGAACAATCTCCCCTATGCTCTCGGTTTAACCGGGGGAATTGCAACGGGTAAAAGTACCGTTGCGGACTATTTGGCCGAGGTCTATGGTTGGCCGATTTTAGACGCGGATCTCTATGCGCGGGAAGCGGTGCAGCCCGGTTCGGTGATTTTAGAGGCGATCGCACAGCGCTACGGCCCGAGTTTCCTCAACCCCGATGGTACCCTCAACCGTCCTCAACTGGGGGATATTATTTTTAACACCCCCCAAGAACGAAAATGGTTAGAAGACCAAATCCATCCCTTCGTCAGAGGGCGTTTTGAGCAAGAAATGAGGACGGGAGAAAGTCCTGTGGTGGTTTTAGTCATTCCCCTACTCTTTGAAGCCCAGATGACCGATTTAGTGCAGGAAATTTGGGTGGTGTCCTGTTCCCTAGAACAACAACTCGCCCGTCTACAAGCCCGCAATCAGTTGTCCCTAGAAGCGGCACAGGCGCGCATTGCTAGCCAAATGCCCTTAGAGTCAAAAACTGCTTTAGCGGACGTTGTACTTGAAAACAACGGTCCGCGAGAGCATTTACAGCAGGAGGTGGATCGGATTGTCTCGACCCGTTTTCACAAGTTCCCCCAATCCTGTACATCCAGATAATCATTGGTCGGAGCAGGCTGGGACGGATTGAGAATCCGTTGCCAAATTTCCAGTTGAGAGCGGGCGGCTTGGTAGGCGGGAGTATTGGGGGGGACTTGAGAGGCGATCGCAATAGCCGTTCGTAAATCACTCCCCGCCCGATTCCGTGCCATTGCCAGAATCTGTTCACTCCAAACCTGTATCGCTTGACTACTCTGGTAACGGTATAACGACTCATTCGGCACCTGTGAAGCCCGATTAATAGCCTGATTAAGGGCTTCTGGCGTTCCCCGTTGGGCGAGTTGTTGGGCTTGGGCGAGCAGGCGCTGGGCATTCACTTCCCGTTCCCAACGACTAATCCGAGCTTGCGCTTCATCGTACAAAGCCCGATTCCGTTGAATCCGTTGGGCGGTTTCGATGGCCGCCCGGAAATTCCCTTGAGTGGCCAAGTTCATCGCCTCATCTAAAATGGGCTGATCTTCCGTCTGTTGAATATTGTTTTCCCACTGTTGAATCCGGGTCTGGGCTTCCCGATAGAGGGGGCGATTGGGATCAATCTGCCTCGCCTCTTGCACCGCCTGTTCTAAGTTCTCGATACCGGGCTGACGAGCATAGTTCTGCGCTCGTTCTAAAC contains the following coding sequences:
- a CDS encoding SBBP repeat-containing protein, with the translated sequence MTGNATATPLPLSFIANGGQTDSAIKFQVNGAGHNIFFAPDAVVFSGSQRVDGESIPTLVEHRLVGANPTPVITPLQQLVGVANFLQGNNPSQWITNVPTYNGIVYQNVYDRIDRVFLGTEGQLKSEFIVHPGGDPSQIRMQYDGVEAIEIRSDGALVLKTAFGELVDAPLFIYQEINGQTVIIEGSYEILENGKVGFNLGHYNPNYALVIDPTLEYSTYLGGSGDEVTAAIAFDNTGATYFTGSTLSTNFPTRPGAFQTINSGERDIFVTKVNPFGNEILYSTYIGGAADDWVYDILVDNSGVAYLAGGTNSTNFPITNNAFQSAFGGGTSLTEPRDAFLLQLNPQGNGIQYSTFFGGSQSESIQAIARDNNGNIIVVGSTTSPNFPTTPGAFQTTFGGVRDGFIASFDPTGTNLLFSTLLGGSGDDFIYDLAIADNGTIYLTGQTSSPNFPTRGIATALSGPSDAFVTALQSSGTGLVFSSYLGGSGADQGRGIVVDGERNIYVTGGTSSPNFFTTDNAKQTQYGGGDSDIFYTVYNPNGGLTYSTFLGGEGFDRAYGIAIDDTGLVYLTGTTSSDDLPTTLTAFQPEFGGGEGDAFFATFSPTGLLADLSYLGGSGKETAFQIKVDSEQRAYIAGVTTSNNFPTTPLGIQQSGGGGQDAFFVKVTLPEPNIVTIPRNPLLRLTEDGQTDSYQVFLTQQPTENVRIILGTDSQLNALGSLLFTPENWNVPQTVTVSAINDQIPEGIHNGIITHTVSDDSAPEYRNAILPSVFAEIIDNDVQYRISAQRVTIPEGDQGVTPLNFTIRREGDLTRQTSVGLNFSGQARLGVDYQNVRVSGFNVSLENNRVVFGPDGTTATLTLDIIGNTQIQPDRDIILTLTDPRAPGQGTPLLFNTEVSTLIVDDEVPGISILETNRQTLVSEDGLSDTYSIVLKRRPTANVVLEFLVDNQLQPMDSITFTPDNWDQVQTVTVRAIDDEIVEGRHTGVIQHRVALGSAAEYIDAPLPSLTVDIIDNDNPRVNPAPNGVFLLDSNKGRNIGLRFTIAQVNTLTSVNEIGVIRVDDEFGTVNGKRLGDPGYVAEALARGEVVFSALPNTIPRFVDTRLMTFFPNERLVFYLVQNSTTDQVLFNAERGAAIPPVFFSTGGNALAFEQFGVDDFVLSWNDQQGAPSAVGDVVMSMRYAFDERPPLGTRWQGTRQGEIIDTRGQGTRTVTINVRAEAAFNNVIGLYRIDAINGRIGLDISTTNRNYARTAIERRVTEIPRDSSANVVLEPGIYAPYLIANGTVEDWLATNPVNFISQEVVAYFPFVEVNPDGFDHLRMFGDNIFGFEDLPFGGDMDFNDMVFEVVFN
- the coaE gene encoding dephospho-CoA kinase (Dephospho-CoA kinase (CoaE) performs the final step in coenzyme A biosynthesis.): MVNNLPYALGLTGGIATGKSTVADYLAEVYGWPILDADLYAREAVQPGSVILEAIAQRYGPSFLNPDGTLNRPQLGDIIFNTPQERKWLEDQIHPFVRGRFEQEMRTGESPVVVLVIPLLFEAQMTDLVQEIWVVSCSLEQQLARLQARNQLSLEAAQARIASQMPLESKTALADVVLENNGPREHLQQEVDRIVSTRFHKFPQSCTSR
- the secG gene encoding preprotein translocase subunit SecG, translating into MTIVQLFEILWTLSALLLIVLVLLHSPKGDGLGGIGGQAQLFTSTKSAETTLNRVTWTLSILFVSLTVVLSAGWLG
- a CDS encoding RNA-guided endonuclease InsQ/TnpB family protein; amino-acid sequence: MRNVVKVRIYPTTEQQVALSKAFGCARWWNYALNLNNETYKATGKGLSRQGYNDRLPALKKEFPWLAQCYSQVLQSVSLNLSQAFINFFEGRAQYPNFKSKHGKQSIQYPQHVKLLDKAIKLPKIGDVKAKFHRVFDGKLKTVTVSMSRTGKYSASLLFDDGLPKPEISSQGKAVGIDLGLAHFAITSDGSKFDNPKPLKKREKNLKRKQQKLSRKQKGSKRRAKARRIVARVHERIANTRKDFQHKLSRKLVNENQVIVVEDLSVKNMVKNHNLAKAISDCGWSEFTRQLKYKAEKDGKTYLEIGRFFPSSKTCHVCLNQIDSLPLDVRSWECPNCKTQHDRDVSAAINIRDEGLRILSLGTSDTAQGGNVRPKRGRKSSVEAVAVELGSPVPLWAG
- a CDS encoding phycobiliprotein lyase — encoded protein: MDGLTFFEKSAGTWRSQRTTHHLPFRRAETGGSEITVTMLPADDPRIIEICQMHDADPSLTVGGALVSWEGSMAWDKEGEEHKGKSVFALIPDGENPKKGKLLRERGYAEIVPVAGEYEVDEEEALNLITEYETMSVIERFWFPSPDIRLRMSTVKRFGGFNTATFCAEVRVNPTLEEESASLPASPALYAVSGW